The sequence below is a genomic window from Phoenix dactylifera cultivar Barhee BC4 chromosome 16, palm_55x_up_171113_PBpolish2nd_filt_p, whole genome shotgun sequence.
CGATGCCAAATTTAAGTTGGCTCCCGTTTTAGTTCCATTCTGGCTCATGGTCCTGGTTTAGGTCGGAGGTTAACAGAGAGCACGCCCACTATATAGGCGACTGGAGAAACCTTGACCTCGAAAGTCTTGCAGAGATTAATTAGCTTTGGACAATTTCCAAATCCCAAGCTTCCCTCCGTTCCCCTCGCTGCAAACCATGTGACCATTAATCCTTAAGCCTCGCATTTATTGCATCTTGGGATACCATCCAACTTCCAAGACTTCAACACGAAAGGGAACCACCTCCCTTGCCATCCACGCCCATCACCTCCCTCACCTAAACCTCATGAACTCCGCCAATAGCCCCACTCTGAGCCCCCATGGAGCCCCTGCCACCGTGCTCAGCCCCCACCTCAGCGGCAAGCTACGCTACGTTCTCGGCTTCTCCGTTGGCACCTTTCTCTTCATCGCCTCCATCACGTTTGTATACTACTTATGCACCCGAGCCAACATCCCGACCCAGCCACCGCGCCGGCGGTCGAGTGGGTCTGCCGGTGAGGCAAGGGTGGCCGACGTCGAGGCCGGGCTCGACGAGGCTACCCTGATGAGCTACCCCAAAGTGCTTTACTCCAAGGTCAAGCTCCGTGATAAGGGGTCGACGATGACAACGACGGCCTCTTGCTGCTCTATATGTCTTGCCGACTACAAGGGGACCGATGTGCTTCGCACTCTGCCGGACTGTGGGCACCTGTTCCATCTCAACTGCGTCGACCCATGGCTGAGGTCGCATCCGACGTGCCCGTTGTGCCGCACCTCGCCGATGCCGAGCCCTCTTTCGACGCCTTTAGCTGAGGTTGTTCCATTGTCAAGCCGATCATGGAATGTATGAGTAATACACAAGGCAGGAAAGGACtttgctaaatttttttttttcataacatGATTCTCTTCTGTGAATAGTGTATGTCTGAATTCAATTCAAGCTGTGTTTGCATATTAAGCACGTTATCAGATACGGTTGTTCTTTTGCTTGGAGAAGCAGGAAGGAGTTGACTCATATTTTGGCATTTATCTTAGACCCTTCTTGTTTGAGCTTGGGGCTTAGGGCTGGCAATGATGCGTAATTTTGACGGtgttgttgtttcatggtgtgactTCATCTTCGATCCCTCTAGCTATGCTGAAGCTGAATTGCTTTGTTTAGCTTACGTTTCATGAATAGAAAAGGTTTATTTTTTtcaacttatcttaattttttaaaaaaaatgaagggaaAGCAATTAGCAATCCGTCACTTACTCTACCGAA
It includes:
- the LOC103715722 gene encoding RING-H2 finger protein ATL70-like: MNSANSPTLSPHGAPATVLSPHLSGKLRYVLGFSVGTFLFIASITFVYYLCTRANIPTQPPRRRSSGSAGEARVADVEAGLDEATLMSYPKVLYSKVKLRDKGSTMTTTASCCSICLADYKGTDVLRTLPDCGHLFHLNCVDPWLRSHPTCPLCRTSPMPSPLSTPLAEVVPLSSRSWNV